The DNA segment GTTTAACTTTATTGCAGCTGGCCGATAGCGCTTTTGCCCGTTTTTATGCCAAAGAAGAAGCTATGGCTGCCTTAGATAGTTTAGCCGATGACGAAAGCCTGCTTAAACGCAGTTTATTGCAAGACGAACTTATGCACAGCAATTTTTACCGGCGCGAAGGGTTAATAGATGCCACCTTAATTGGGTTAGGTTTTAAACGGCCCGATTTTAACAAACAACTTAGCCACTTTAGCAGCGGCTGGCATAAGCGGGCAATGCTGGCTAAAGTACTGCTGGAAGACGGCGATATATTACTTTTAGATGAGCCCTCTAACTACCTAGATTTAGAATCTTCGGCTTATTTGCTGGATTGGCTTAAACGTTTTAGGGGCGGCGTACTTATGGTAAGCCACGACCGCGATTTTTTAGATAAAGCCAGCAGCGAAACCCTCGAGTTATTTAACGGCCAAATTAAACGCTACAACTGCAATTACAGCAACTACGAAAAACGCCGGCAGGCCGAGCTGGAACAACTGGTCGCACTACAGGCCCAGCAAGCTGAGCGTAAAGAGCAAATTTTAAATTTTGTTAATAAATACGGGGCCAAAGCCAGCAAGGCGGCGCAAGCTCAAAGCCGCTTAAAAGAGTTGGATAAAATCGATTTTGTGCAGCTGCCGCCGGCTTTGCAAAAAGTTACCATCAACTTTCCGCCGCCGCCGCCCTGCGGCGAGCGTGTACTTTATATGGAAAATTTAGCCAAAAGTTACGGCTATAAAGAAGTTTTTTCGGGCTTAACCCTTTTAGCCGGCAAAGGTGAAAAAATAGCTGTGGTTGGCCCTAATGGGGCCGGCAAAAGTAGTCTTTTACGGATTATCGGCGGTTACGATAAAAAAAATTTTGCCGGTTTTTTAAAGTACGGCGCCGGCGTAGAGGTGGGTTACTTTAGCGAAGATACCCACGAACCGTTTATCGGTAAAACTGTTTTAGAAGAGCTGGAAGCCGCTGCCGCCGTAAGTAAGCAGGCCGAGCTGCGTAACCTGCTGGCCGCTTTTTTATTTAGAGATGACGATGTCCATAAGCCGGTAGCCGGCCTTTCGGGTGGTGAACGAGCAAGATTGCTGCTGCTAAAATTATTTTTAAAGCCTTTTAATTTATTGGTGCTTGATGAGCCTACCAACCACCTTGATATTCAGGCTAAAGATGCCCTGCTTAATGCTTTACAAAATTATGGCGGTACTTTGCTTTTTGTAAGCCACGACCGGTACTTTTTACAAAAACTAGCCCAATATATCCTAAAAATTGATAGTACCCCTAAATTTTATAACGGCGGCTTTACTTATTACGAGGAACAAGTGGCTAAAGAAACCTTTGGCGGCTCTTTAAAGGTAAATAACGAAGTTAAAGTTATTACCAACAATCAACTACAGCGCCAAGAGGGTAAACGGCAGGCAACCGAAGAACGGCGGCGCGAACGCCGGGAAGCCGAACTACTTAAACAAATTGAAGATTTAGAAACTCAAAAAAACCAGTTGGAAGAATTATTAACTTTACCGGAGGTGTATAGTAACGGCCTTAAAGTG comes from the Spirochaetaceae bacterium genome and includes:
- a CDS encoding ABC-F family ATP-binding cassette domain-containing protein, coding for MPYLMVKEIELAYGERKLLNKVSLTLDENSRAALAGANGAGKSTLLKIIAGGKADSGEITASKDLLLSYMSQDIGVRLSLTLLQLADSAFARFYAKEEAMAALDSLADDESLLKRSLLQDELMHSNFYRREGLIDATLIGLGFKRPDFNKQLSHFSSGWHKRAMLAKVLLEDGDILLLDEPSNYLDLESSAYLLDWLKRFRGGVLMVSHDRDFLDKASSETLELFNGQIKRYNCNYSNYEKRRQAELEQLVALQAQQAERKEQILNFVNKYGAKASKAAQAQSRLKELDKIDFVQLPPALQKVTINFPPPPPCGERVLYMENLAKSYGYKEVFSGLTLLAGKGEKIAVVGPNGAGKSSLLRIIGGYDKKNFAGFLKYGAGVEVGYFSEDTHEPFIGKTVLEELEAAAAVSKQAELRNLLAAFLFRDDDVHKPVAGLSGGERARLLLLKLFLKPFNLLVLDEPTNHLDIQAKDALLNALQNYGGTLLFVSHDRYFLQKLAQYILKIDSTPKFYNGGFTYYEEQVAKETFGGSLKVNNEVKVITNNQLQRQEGKRQATEERRRERREAELLKQIEDLETQKNQLEELLTLPEVYSNGLKVKDIQEKITKVTGRLTASYTEWEQLTNN